CACGCGCTACTCGCCGGAGGAGCTCCAGAAGCAGCTCCAGGTCAGCAAGGAGTCCGTGAAGGCCGCCGAGGAGCGCCGCGGCGCCGACCTCAAGGAGCGCGCGGGCGGCTTCTGGAGCTTCGTGAAGAAGGCGCTGGGCAGGAAGTAGCGTGTCGCCATGACGGCCACCGCACCCCGGTACATGACACGCTTCAGGTGCCTCGCGGATGCCTGCGAGGACACCTGCTGCGCGGGGCTCGTCGTCCTCGTCAGCGAGCCGCGCTTGCAGCGCCTGAAGCAAGCGGTGGCGGGCACGCCGGACGCGGAGCGGGTGGAGACCTTCATCCGGCCGGAGCCCGACGCCAGCCCTGGCGACGAGGCCGTCATCGCGAAGCGCGAGGACGGGCACTGCGTGTTCCTGGATGCGCGGAAGACGTGCTCGCTGCACCGCGCCTATGGCGAGGCCGCGCTGCCGGATGCATGCGCCACGTTTCCGCGCGTCGCCACGCGCTGGGCGCACGGGCTGGAAGTGACTGGCTCGCTCGCGTGTCCAGAGGTGGCTCGCCTGTGTCTGCTGGCGGAGGACGCCGTGGACACCGTGCCCGTGTCGGAGGACCTCGCGCTTCGTCCGGAGATTGCGCGCGCTCTGAGCGGCGGCGATTCCGAGGACGCGTGGACGCAGCACGCGGCGGCCGTGCGTTCCACCGCGTTGTCGGTGCTCCAGCGCCGCGAGCTGCCGTTCGCCGCGAGGCTCTTCGCGCTGGGGCAGCTGGGCCTCAGATTGGACGGCTTCTACTGCCGGGGCACGGAGGTGTTCCACGGCGACGCGCGCGAGGGCGCGGAGGCCCTGCTGGCGGAAGTGCTGCGTACCTTCACCCTGCCCGAGACGCTGACGGCGCTGCACGGTGGCTTCGCGGCGCTGTCGCTGCCGGGAGGCCCGTGGGTGGGCATCTGCGCCGCGGTGCTGAAGTCTCGCCTGGGCGCGGTCCGGAGCGAGCGGTTCCACACGCTGGTGGAGCTGGTGCTGGAGTCCTACGGCGGCGTGGACCTGCTGCCCGACGACGCATGGCGCCGCTACTCGGAGCGCCGTGAGCGGCTGTCACCCGGCCTGTCACAGCGGGTGGAGCAGTACCTGCGTCACCACGCCGTGAATCACTGGCTGCGCCACCCGTTCACGGACGCGCCGCGTGTGCTGGACTACGTGTTCCGCATGGCGCTGCGCGAGGCCGTCCTCTGTTGGACCCTCTTCGGCCACCCCACGGTGGTGGCGCTCTGCGCGGAAGGCGCGGCGGACACGGCGGAGTCGCGGGCCCGGCTCGACGCCGCCGCGGTGGAGTGCTTCCAGCTCATCGCCAAGCACGTCGAGCAGGCGCCCCAGCTCCACGCCCTGGCCCAGGGGCTGGCGGGGAGCGGGGGCGACGAGACGCTCGGCCGGATGCTCGTGCTGCTCAAGGGGCTCTGACGCTCAGGGCTGCGCGCGGGGCGTCGCGCCGAGCCGGCGCATGGCCTCCTGGAACACCGGGTACTCCTGCGCGCCCTGGAGGCCGAAGCGCTCCCCGAGCACGAAGGTGGGCACCGCGTTGACGCCGATGGCCCGCGCCTCCTGGATGGAGTCCTCCACGGCCTTCGTGTAGCGGCCCTCCTCGACGACACGTTGCACTGCGTCCGGGTCCAGGCCCGCCTCCTGGGCGGCGCCGCGGAGCGTGTCCCACTGCCAGAGGTCCTGGCCCTCGCTCCAGTAGCGGCGCAGGAGGGCGGCGTGGAACGGCTCCAGCCGGCCCTGCTCCCGGGCGTACTCGGTGGCCTCGTGGGCCCGGCGGGTGGACGGAGTGAGTTCCCGCATCACCAGGGTGAGCCCGGCTGCCTGGGCGCGGAGCTTCAGCGGGTTGTTCGGGTCCTTCATCTTCTCGCGCACATGGTCCGGCAGGGGGAGTCCCTCGGGGGGCGTCTCCGGACGCAGGTAGAAGGGCCGCCAGTCGACCTGGACGTCGTACTCCTTCTTCAGCTTCTGGACCTCGGCGTAGCCCACGTAACACCAGGGGCAGACGTAATCGGACCAGACGCGGACGGTGATGGGCTCGCTCATGGGCCCGTGTCTAACCGCGTCGAAGCGCCGCGTCATGGCGGAGTGCGCCGGGGATGCGCGTGGGTGCTACCCCGGGTACGCGGAGGTGGACAGCGCGGGCCGTAGCAGGCAGCGTCCACCCCCCGACAACCGTGCCCGTGACGCACCCCTCGGGTGGGGTGGCGGCGGGGCGACTGAACCAGGAGACTCCCTTGCCGCTGTCGCTTCTCGCGGCCCTGGCCCTGAGCGCCACTCCGGCGCCGGCCCGGCCCCAGCCGTTCACCCACCACGACATGATTTCGCTGCGCCGGCTGAGCAGTCCGCGCGTCTCGCCGGACGGCAAGCAGGTCGCCTACGTCCTGCGCACCACGGACATGGAGGCCAACCGGGGACGCACGGACCTGTGGCTCGTCGGCGTCGACGGAAACGCCGCGCCGCGCCAGCTCACCTCGCATCCGGACGCAGACTCCGAGCCCACCTGGGCGCCGGACGGCAAGAGCCTCTTCTTCCTGTCCTCGCGCGGCGGCTCCTCGCAGGTGTGGCGGCTGGCCGTGGACGGCGGCGAGGCCGTGCAGGTGACGAAGCTGCCCCTGGACGTGGGCGCCTTCCGCGTGTCGCCGGACGGCACGCGGCTGGCCGTGGCGCTGGAGGTCTTCCCGGATTGCCCCACGCTGGAGTGCACCCCGCAGCGCGAGGAGGAACGCTCCAAGCGCAAGGCCACCGGCCGCACCTACGACAAGCTCTTCGCGCGTCACTGGGACACGTGGAAGGACGGGCGTCGCTCGCACGTCTTCGTCGTCCCCGTGGCCGGCGGCGCGCCCGTGGACGTGATGAAGGGCATGGACGCGGACAGCCCCTCCAAGCCCTTTGGTGGCGCGGAGGAGTTCACCTTCACGCCGGACAACAAGAGCATCGTCTTCGCCGCGCGGGACGTGGGCCGCTCCGAGGCCTGGTCCACGGATTTGGACCTCTTCGTCGCGCCGATTGACGGCAAGGCGAAGCCGCGCAAGCTGACGGAGAAGAACCGCGCCACCGACACCAGCCCGGTGTTCAGCCCGGACGGCAAGACGCTGGCCTACCTGGCCATGTCGCGCCCCGGCTTCGAGGCGGACCGTTACCGCGTCATCCTCCGCACCTGGCCCGGCGGTCAGGAGCGCGTGCTCACGCAGGACTGGGACCGCTCCGTGGGCAGCCTCGCGTGGAGCGCGGACGGCAAGACGCTCTTCGCGAGCGCCGGGCACGTGGGCCAGCAGCCCATCTTCGCGCTGGACGTGGCCACGGGGAAGCCCACCCAGCTCACGAAGGACGGCGCCGCGGACGCGCCGCAGCCGGCCGCCGGGGGCCGCATCGTCTACGTGTACGACGACCTGGATTCGCCCGCGGACCTGCACGTGATGAACGTGGATGGCTCGGAGTCGCGCCAGCTCACCCAGGTGAACCAGGACGCGCTGGCCCGCATCCGCTTCGGTGGCTTCGAGCAGTTCTCGTTCCCGGGCTGGAACAACGAGACGGTCCACGCCTACGTCGTGAAGCCGGTGAACTTCGACCCGAAGAAGAAGTACCCGCTGGCGTTCCTCATCCACGGTGGGCCGCAGGGCTCGTTCGGCAATCACTTCCATTACCGGTGGAACCCGCAGGTGTACGCGGGGCGTGGCTACGTGGCCGTGATGGTCGACTTCCACGGCTCCACCGGCTACGGGCAGGCCTTCACGGATTCCATTTCCGACGACTGGGGCGGCAAGCCGTTCGAGGACCTGCAGAAGGGCCTGGCCGCGGCGCTCAAGCGCTACAGCTTCATCAACCCGGACAAGATGTGCGCGCTGGGGGCGAGCTACGGCGGGTACATGATCAACTGGATTGCCGGTAACTGGCCGGACGGCTTCAAGTGCCTGGTGAACCACGACGGCATCCTCGACGAGCGCATGGGCTACTTCGACACCGAGGAGCTGTGGTTCCCGGAGTGGGAGCACAAGGGCACGCCGTGGGAGAACCCGGAGGGCTACCGCAAGCACAACCCGATTGAGCACGTCGCGAAGTGGAAGACGCCGATGATGGTCATCCACGGCGGGCAGGACTTCCGCGTGGTGGAGACGCAGGGACTGGGCACCTTCACGGCGCTCCAGCGGAAGGGGATTCCTTCCAAGCTGCTCTACTTCCCGGAAGAGAACCACTGGGTGCTGCGCCCGGCCAACAGCGTGCAGTGGCACGATGAAGTCCTGGGCTGGCTGGACCAGTGGACGCGCAAGTAGTCGCCGCGTGATGTCGTAGGACTCGGGGCTCGCATCGTGAGATGCGGGCCCCGCTGTCGTTCAGGGCTCAGGGAACGCCGAAGCAGGCGCCGATGCAGGCGGTGCGAATCTGCGAGCACGTCTTGCTGCCGACACAGTCCCCGCACGCGGCGAGCTGGTCCCTGCGGCGGTCCTGGTCCTGCCGCTCCATCCAGGCTTTGAGGTCGTCCTCGCACGACTGGACGTTGAGCGTGTCCGTGAAGCACTCCTTCCGTTTCTCGCAGATGGTGTCCGTGTCGCTGAAGCAGCCGGTCAGCAGCGCGCTCACGGTGACGGCGAAGGTCAGGGTCAGCGTCCGAGGCATCATGCGGACCATCATGCCCCGTGCGCGTGCCCGGCTTCACCATCGGGATTCAGGTGTGTACGGCGTATGAAGGCGCGCCGCGCTTCGGGTCAGGGCTTCGGTGGGGAGGGGGGCGGGTGCGCCGGGCCGGAGCCGCCCACGCCCGTTTCGCCTCCCAGCTTGCCCAGCATGTTCCAGGCCTGGTGCCGGTGGGCGGGCACCTGCTTGCTGAGGTCCTCGAGCAGGGCGGCGAGCTCGGGCGTGGCCTTGGGCATGGCCTTCTGGGCGGTGAGGACCATGCCCAGGACGGCGTCATGTCCCGTGACCTGTGAGGCCAGATAGGCGGAGTCGAAGGGCGCGCCGCGGATGACCTCGAGCTGCTCCATCGTGGCCTTGTCCTTGGCCATGGAGGCTTCTTCCGCGTCGTTCATCGGCTTGGGGGATTCGGCCAGCTTCAGGCCCTTGCTGCGCGCGTAGGACGTGAGCTTCTGGTCCAGCGCGGTGTGCGCCTTCATCATGATGGTGCCGAAGGCCTTCACGTCTGGATTCTGGGAGCGTTGCTGGGCGAGCTTGCCCGACTTGATTTCGTGCTGATTCGCCAGGTGCAGCCGGTCGAGCAGCGCCTTCTCGTCCGTGGGGGCGGTGTAGCCGCGGTACGTGGCCATGCCCTTTTGAACGGAGACCGTGTCCTGTTGGGAGGGCGGGCTGTCGGGCATGCCGGACTGCGCGAATGACGCGCCCTGGGTGAACAGCGAGGCGGCGAGGACGAGCCCCGGGAGGGGATGCTTCATGGGGTGCTGCTCCTTGTGCGTGAGGAAAGGCGGGCGCGCACGTTGGAGCGGCGTCGGAGCGGGATGCACGGCGCGAGAAGACGCGTCCGTGCGCCACTTCACGCAGAGGGAGGAGAGGGTACGGCGGATGACGGTGGCGCTGCCCACGTGGCCGACCCACTGCGTTCAGTGCTTCACCGGACGTGGTGCGTCGGGAGCGGGCGGCACAGGGTGCTGCGGGGTGGACGACGTTGGCGGGGGATGCGCAGGACCGGCGATGTCTTCGCGATGTTGCCAGGGCCAGCGTCCCTCCAGCTCCACGGTGAGGGTGAAGCTGAGGAAGGTCCGGATGAGGACGATGAGCCCGAGCACCAGCACGCCATTCAGCGTGGGGCGCTGGCTCACGGTGCGGATGATGTCGGCGGCGACGAGGAACTCCAGGCCCAGGAGGATGGCGCGGCCCAGGTTCAGCCGGAAGCGCCGGTAGGCCTCACCAGCGGGGAGCTGCTGCCGCGTGGCGAGCACCACGAGGGCGAGCACCGCTCCCAGCACCATGCTGCCCACGCCGGCCCACTCCATGAGCTGGGCGGCAAGCGAGATGAGGGAATGGACCTCCATCAAGCCTCCCGTGCGGGAAGCTAGGCATGGTGGAGGCTTCAGTCATGGAGCGGCCTGTGTAAGAGGCGCATGCCCGCTCCCGTGGAACTCCAGGGATGGAGGCGACGAGAAGGTTCACCGAAGCCGCGAGGCCGTCGTCATGCCATTGGCTGTCGAGGCGTAACGAAGCCCGTTTCAGTTCCCCGCGTCCGGCTTCTCGGGCTGCGCTTCCTTCGGTGCCTCCGCGTCCGGCGTGCCCGACACGTTCATCTCCGACAGCCCGCTCTCGTCACGCAGGAACTGCTGCGCCACGCGGTCCACCTCTTCGACCTTGAGCCCCGTGAGCAGCGCGCTCGCCTGCCGCGCGCGGTCCGCCAGCGCCGTCTCACCCATGGAGCCGTGGATGCGCGTCAGGGCCAGGTGGATTTCCGGGTCGAACGGGTCCGACGCCAGCGCCTCCAGGTAGGCTGTCTTCGCCTTCGGGTAGTCCTTCCGGTACAGCAGGATGCGGCCCAGGTGGACGTTGGTCGACGGTGAGCCTGGGTGCACACGCAGGCTGCCGCGCAGCACGCCCTCCGCCTCGTCCAGCCGCCGCAGCTCCAGCAGCGCCAGCGCGTACTTGTTGGACACGGACTCGTACTTGTCGCCCACCAGCTTGTGCGCCTTGGCGTACTCCTCCGCCGCGGCCTTCACGCGGTTGCGCTCGCGCAAGAGCTCGCCCAGGTGCGCGAACTTGCGCGCCGGCACCTCCGTCACCTCCTGGAAGTCGCCGAAGGAGATTTCACGCCCCTTCTTCTCGCTCTCGTCCTTCACCTTGCCCTTGGCGTTCTCCTTCAGGACCACGCGGTCCTCGCGCGGCAGGAGCTCGGTGGGGAAGGGCTGCTTCTTGATGTGCGCCAGCCAGGACTTCTCGAAGAGGGCGAAGGGCATCCCCATGGCCGTCTCCACCGCCTTGCGGTCCTTCTGCCCGGCCTTCAGCTCCTGGATGATGGCGCGCAGACCTGCCGTGCCCTTGACGCTGTGCACGTAGTCGATGGCGTAGAACACCTCCGCGAACGCGGTGGCCGCGTCCTCCGCCGTGGGCAGCAGCGCGATGGACGGGTGCATCTTCTCGAACGGGATGAGCGTGTCCGCCTTCACCCGCTTGCCCAGCAGTGCCTGCGTGGACGGCGTCATCGCCAGACCCGCCTTGCCGCGCCAGCGCGACTCCAGGAACTTGGCCAGGCCCTCATGCAACCAGATGGGCACCGTGTTGCGGCTCATCTGGCTGATGACCAGGTGGATGTACTCGTGCGCCAGCGTGTCCTGCCAGTCGTAGCCGCGCGCCACCGCCTTCGGACTGGTCACCATCAGCTTGTTGAACTTGCAGATGGCGATGGTGCCCGTGGTGCCAATCTGCTTCTCCGTCAGCGTGCTCACCCGCGCCAGCTCGCGCGCGTTGCTCACCACCTCCACGCGAATCTTGCCGCCCGGCGGCGTCCAGCCGAGGTCCTCCTTCATCGCCCGGTGGATGCCCTCCAGCGTCTCCAGCGCATAGGGCACCAGCACCGCTTCCTTCCCCTTGGGGTACTGGAAGATGAAGTGCTCGCTCTCCGCGCGCTCGTGGTCCTTGACGATGGCGCGCGTGTCCTTGGCCAGCCGCAGGTAGCTGCCCGGCTTGTCCTCGATGTTGGCGCCCTCCAGGAGCGCCACCGCGTCGTCGTAGCGGCCTTCCTCGAAGGCCACCCGGCCCTGGAAGTACTTCAGCGGCTCCACGTCGGCGGGGAGGAGCTTCTCCACCTCGGACAGCTCGCGCCGGGCGCCGGGCACGTCCCAGTCGTCCAGCTCCGTCTCCACGCGGCCCAGCCGCTCCTTCACCTCGTCCTTGAGCGAGCTGGACTGGGCCCACGCCGCCTGAGGCACGCAGAGGAGCCCCACGGCCATCGCCGCGACGAGGGCCCCGAATCCGGAGGAATGCTTCAGCGCGTGGCGGCTCACTTCACCAGCTCCTCGTAGTAGCGCTTCACCTGCTCCCGGTACTTCTCCGGAGCCCCCTGCTTCATCGCGTCCAGCAGGTCCTTGCGGAACTCCTTCGGCGCCTGGAAGGCATCTTCGTCCGGCAGCTCCACCTTCTGCTTCGGGTCTCTCCCGTTGCCCTGCTGGCGGCGCCCCATGCCCATGGGCAGCGGGAGCCCGCCCTTGCCGCCGCGCTGGCCTTCCTGCATCTGCTGCTGGAACTGGCGCAGGCCCTCCAGCGCCGCCTGCTGCTCGCCGTAGCCACGGCCCGGGTCCTTGCCCTGCATCCGCCGGGCGGCCTCACCCATGCGCTGGCCGGCGCCCTCCATCTGCTGCGTGGCCTCCTCGCCGAAGATGGGCGCCATCTGCTGCATCTCGTCCATCTGCTGACGCAGGCCCTGCGCGCGCTCCTCCAGCTGCG
This genomic stretch from Myxococcus virescens harbors:
- the fliB gene encoding flagellin lysine-N-methylase; translation: MTATAPRYMTRFRCLADACEDTCCAGLVVLVSEPRLQRLKQAVAGTPDAERVETFIRPEPDASPGDEAVIAKREDGHCVFLDARKTCSLHRAYGEAALPDACATFPRVATRWAHGLEVTGSLACPEVARLCLLAEDAVDTVPVSEDLALRPEIARALSGGDSEDAWTQHAAAVRSTALSVLQRRELPFAARLFALGQLGLRLDGFYCRGTEVFHGDAREGAEALLAEVLRTFTLPETLTALHGGFAALSLPGGPWVGICAAVLKSRLGAVRSERFHTLVELVLESYGGVDLLPDDAWRRYSERRERLSPGLSQRVEQYLRHHAVNHWLRHPFTDAPRVLDYVFRMALREAVLCWTLFGHPTVVALCAEGAADTAESRARLDAAAVECFQLIAKHVEQAPQLHALAQGLAGSGGDETLGRMLVLLKGL
- a CDS encoding peptidase MA family metallohydrolase, with translation MSRHALKHSSGFGALVAAMAVGLLCVPQAAWAQSSSLKDEVKERLGRVETELDDWDVPGARRELSEVEKLLPADVEPLKYFQGRVAFEEGRYDDAVALLEGANIEDKPGSYLRLAKDTRAIVKDHERAESEHFIFQYPKGKEAVLVPYALETLEGIHRAMKEDLGWTPPGGKIRVEVVSNARELARVSTLTEKQIGTTGTIAICKFNKLMVTSPKAVARGYDWQDTLAHEYIHLVISQMSRNTVPIWLHEGLAKFLESRWRGKAGLAMTPSTQALLGKRVKADTLIPFEKMHPSIALLPTAEDAATAFAEVFYAIDYVHSVKGTAGLRAIIQELKAGQKDRKAVETAMGMPFALFEKSWLAHIKKQPFPTELLPREDRVVLKENAKGKVKDESEKKGREISFGDFQEVTEVPARKFAHLGELLRERNRVKAAAEEYAKAHKLVGDKYESVSNKYALALLELRRLDEAEGVLRGSLRVHPGSPSTNVHLGRILLYRKDYPKAKTAYLEALASDPFDPEIHLALTRIHGSMGETALADRARQASALLTGLKVEEVDRVAQQFLRDESGLSEMNVSGTPDAEAPKEAQPEKPDAGN
- a CDS encoding DUF1622 domain-containing protein, whose product is MEVHSLISLAAQLMEWAGVGSMVLGAVLALVVLATRQQLPAGEAYRRFRLNLGRAILLGLEFLVAADIIRTVSQRPTLNGVLVLGLIVLIRTFLSFTLTVELEGRWPWQHREDIAGPAHPPPTSSTPQHPVPPAPDAPRPVKH
- a CDS encoding DsbA family oxidoreductase, with amino-acid sequence MSEPITVRVWSDYVCPWCYVGYAEVQKLKKEYDVQVDWRPFYLRPETPPEGLPLPDHVREKMKDPNNPLKLRAQAAGLTLVMRELTPSTRRAHEATEYAREQGRLEPFHAALLRRYWSEGQDLWQWDTLRGAAQEAGLDPDAVQRVVEEGRYTKAVEDSIQEARAIGVNAVPTFVLGERFGLQGAQEYPVFQEAMRRLGATPRAQP
- a CDS encoding alpha/beta hydrolase family protein — protein: MPLSLLAALALSATPAPARPQPFTHHDMISLRRLSSPRVSPDGKQVAYVLRTTDMEANRGRTDLWLVGVDGNAAPRQLTSHPDADSEPTWAPDGKSLFFLSSRGGSSQVWRLAVDGGEAVQVTKLPLDVGAFRVSPDGTRLAVALEVFPDCPTLECTPQREEERSKRKATGRTYDKLFARHWDTWKDGRRSHVFVVPVAGGAPVDVMKGMDADSPSKPFGGAEEFTFTPDNKSIVFAARDVGRSEAWSTDLDLFVAPIDGKAKPRKLTEKNRATDTSPVFSPDGKTLAYLAMSRPGFEADRYRVILRTWPGGQERVLTQDWDRSVGSLAWSADGKTLFASAGHVGQQPIFALDVATGKPTQLTKDGAADAPQPAAGGRIVYVYDDLDSPADLHVMNVDGSESRQLTQVNQDALARIRFGGFEQFSFPGWNNETVHAYVVKPVNFDPKKKYPLAFLIHGGPQGSFGNHFHYRWNPQVYAGRGYVAVMVDFHGSTGYGQAFTDSISDDWGGKPFEDLQKGLAAALKRYSFINPDKMCALGASYGGYMINWIAGNWPDGFKCLVNHDGILDERMGYFDTEELWFPEWEHKGTPWENPEGYRKHNPIEHVAKWKTPMMVIHGGQDFRVVETQGLGTFTALQRKGIPSKLLYFPEENHWVLRPANSVQWHDEVLGWLDQWTRK
- a CDS encoding DUF4142 domain-containing protein, with the protein product MKHPLPGLVLAASLFTQGASFAQSGMPDSPPSQQDTVSVQKGMATYRGYTAPTDEKALLDRLHLANQHEIKSGKLAQQRSQNPDVKAFGTIMMKAHTALDQKLTSYARSKGLKLAESPKPMNDAEEASMAKDKATMEQLEVIRGAPFDSAYLASQVTGHDAVLGMVLTAQKAMPKATPELAALLEDLSKQVPAHRHQAWNMLGKLGGETGVGGSGPAHPPPSPPKP